The following DNA comes from Frankia casuarinae.
CGGCGCGGGCCGGTCTGGTCCCGGCCGGCCGACCCAGCCTCGTCCGGCGCCGAGGGGCCGGCAGCTGGAGCTGCCGTTCGACCCCTACCAGGGCATCCGCCCGGACCGCACCGGCCAGTACGCCCTCCCGCTGGAGGGCCTGCCCCGCACCCCACGCCCCGCCCGGCCGTCCCCACCTGCACCACCGCCGTCGCCATCCCGCCCGACCTCGCCGGCGCGGCCGGTCCCGCCCCTCTACCGGCAGCTGATGTTGCCGAACATGCCCCGCCGCCCCCGCCCACCCCGACCGGAAGGTGATCAGCCGCGATGACGCATCCCGTACGAATTCCCGCCGATGTTGATCGCGAAGATCGGATCATGGCGGGCCTGACCGCCCGGCAGGTGTTGATCCTCGCGCTGACCGCGATCGTGCTCTACCTCGCCTGGGCCGCGACCCGTGCCCTGCTGCCGTTGCCGGTGTTCGCGCTGCTCGCCGTCCCGGTCGCCGCGGGCGCCGGCGTCCTCGTCCTGGGCCAGCGCGACGGGCTGTCCCTCGACCGGATGCTCGTCGCCGCGATCCGCCAACGCACCAGCCCACGACACCGCATCAACGCCCCCGAAGGAGTGATTCCGCCGCCGTCCTGGCTGGCCGCCCGCGCCACGAGCAGCTCCGGTGACCGACGGCCGGCCGCGGGCGGGCAGAGCGCGGCGCCGCTGCGGCTACCGGCCCGCACCGTCACCACCAACGCCGGGGTCGGCGTGATCGACCTCGGGCCGGACGGGCTTGCGGTCGTCGCGGTCGCGAGCACGGTGAACTTCGCGCTGCGCACGCCGGGCGAGCAGGACGGGCTGGTCGCCGTGTTCGCCCGCTACCTGCACTCCCTGACCGCGCCGGTGCAGATCCTCGTGCGGGCCATGCCCGCCGACCTGACCGACCAGATCCGTCAACTCGACGACGCCGCCGACCAGCTGCCCCACCCCGCGCTCGCGCACGCCGCCCGCGAACACGCCACCTACCTGGCCCAGCTCGCCGACGAGATGCAGCTGCTGACCCGCCAGGTCCTGCTGGTCCTGCGAGAGCCGCTCGTGGCGGCCGGCCCGGTCGACGGGCTCGGGGGCGCATCCCCGCTGGCCGCACTGTCCGGCCGACGGGCGGCGGCCCGCGACGCCCGCCGCGCCGGAGCGGCCATCCGACGGGCCGCGCACACCCGGCTCGCCCGCCGGCTCGCCGAGGCGACCGACCTGCTGGCACCGGCCGGGATCGTGGTCACGCCGCTGGACGCGGGCACGGCGACCAGCGTGCTGGCCGCTGCCTGCAACCCGGCCGGCCTGGTGCCGCCGGCCGCGCTCGCGGCCCCCGACGACGTCATCACCGCCGATGTCCCCGAGCCCGTCGACAGCTACTCGGCCTACCAGCCCGACACCGACGACGGCTTCCTGGACGACGCCGGGTTCGACGACCCGGACGCGGCGGTCGGAGCCGGCTATGGCGACCGGTTCGACGACGCCGATGGGGACGGCCCGCTCAACGACCCCGACTTCTGGGACCCGCCCGCCCTGCGCCCGCCGGCCGGGCGTTCCGACGGCGGCTCCCGACGGCCAGCACGACACACGGCGCGCAGGGGACACGCCCGATGAGCAGACGAGCCCGACGCCGGACCTCCGCGCAGGCCCCCAGCCCGTCGACCCGGACAGTGGACGCTGCCGCGGCGGCGTTCGTCCCGGACGCACTCACGATCGCGCCCCGCCACCTGGACGTCGGCGGGGATTACGTGGCCACGATGGCGATCACCGGCTATCCGCGTGAGGTCCATGCCGGCTGGCTCGCCCCGCTGGTGACCTACCCGGGCCGGGTCGACGTCGCCGTGCACGTCGAGCCGATTGACCCGGTCACCGCGGCGAACCGGCTGCGCCGGCAGCTGTCGAAGCTGGAGTCCGGCCGGCAGCTCGGCGACGAGAAGGGCCGGCTGGTCGACCCGCAGGTCGAGGCGGCGACCGAGGACGCCTACGACCTGTCCGCCCGCGTAGCCCGCGGCGAAGGCAAGCTGTTCAGGCTGGGTCTGTATTTCACCGTCCATGCGGCCAGCGAAGCCGAGTTGGCCGACGAGGTCGCCGCCGTGCGGGCGCTGGCGGCCAGCCTGCTGCTGGACGCCAAGCCAGTCAGCTACCGCTCGCTCCAGGGCTGGGTCAGCACCCTGCCCCTCGGCTTGGACCAGGTGCGGATGCGCCGCACCTTCGACACCGCAGCCCTGTCCGCGGCGTTCCCGTTCACGTCGCCCGATCTGCCGCCCGCCGACCCGACCTCTCTGGCTCCGACCGGGGTGCTCTACGGGCTCAACGTCGCGAGCAACGGGCTGGTCCACTGGGACCGGTTCGGCGACGTCGACAACCACAACGCCGTCATCCTCGGCCGCAGCGGCGCCGGCAAGTCCTACCTGGTCAAGCTCGAACTCCTGCGCAGTCTCTACCGGGGCATCGAGGTCCACGTCGTCGACCCGGAAGACGAATACGCCCGGCTCGCCGCCGCGGTCGGCGCCAGCTACCTGCACCTCGGCGCCGACGAGGTGCGGATCAACCCGTTCGACCTGCCGATCCAGACCACCCCCGACGGGCGGCGCACCGCACCGCGCGACGCGCTGGTGCGGCGCAGCCTGTTCCTGCACACCGTTATCGCCGTCCTGGTCGGCCAGCTGAGTGCGGCCGAACGGGCAGCCCTCGACGTCGCGATCACCGCCACCTACCAGGCCGCCGGGATCAGCTCCGACCCGCGCAGCTGGAACCGGCCGGCACCGCTGCTGGCCGACCTCGCCACCACCCTGGCCAGCTCCAACGACCCGGCCGCGGTCGCGCTCGGCGCCCGGCTGCACCCGTTCACCGCCGGGGCGTTCTCCGGCCTGTTCAACGGGCCGACGACCCGCCGCGGCGACGGCCACCTTGTCGTCTACTCGCTGCGCGACCTTGCGGACGAGTTGAAGCCGATCGGGACGCTACTCGTCCTCGACGCCGTGTGGCGGCGAGTCTCCAACCCCGCCGACCGCCGTCCCCGCTTGGTCGTAGTCGACGAGGCATGGCTGCTCATGCGCCAGCCCGCTGGCGCGGACTTCCTGTTCCGCATGGCCAAGTCGTCCCGCAAGCACTGGGCCGGGCTCACCGTGGCCACCCAGGACACCGCCGACGTGCTCGCCACCGACCTCGGCAAAGCGATCGTCACCAACGCCGCCACCCAGATCCTGCTCCGCCAGGCACCGCAGGCCATCGACGAGATCACCGCCATCTTCGACCTGTCCCAGGGCGAACGGCAGTTCCTGCTGTCCGCCGACCGCGGACAAGGACTCCTCGCGGCGGGGGCACAACGAGTCGCTTTCCAAGCCCTGGCCTCGCAGGTCGAGCACCGCCTGGTCACGACCAACCCAGCCGAACTCGCCGCCGACCCCGACAACGCGGCCGACGACGGCTTCCTCGATCTCGCCGTGCCGGACGACCCGACCGATGACAACGGCCAGATCTACCTCGATGCCGCCTGACCAGCACCGCCATCCCGCAGGGAGATCGTAACCATGGATCTGCTCGCCGCGGCGACCACCACGCCGTCGTCGCCGCTCACGATCTATCTGACGGACCCGTGGGGCTTCCTCCACCAGATCTTCGGCCAGCTACGGGGATGGGTGGCGGTGTGGGGCCCCATCGCCGGCCCGCTGCTCACCCTCACCGCCGCCGGCCTGGTTACCTTGCGCCGGCGGCTGCGCCGCCGGTACCAGCAGCAGCTCGCCGCAGGCGCCCGCCTCGTGACCGTGCTGGCCCCGCCCACCGTCGACCCGGCGGGCGCGGGCGCGCTGTGGGCGAACCTGCTCGGCCTGCTCCGGCCCGGCTGGCGGCGCCTGATCGGCCAGCCGCACCTCGTGTGGGAGTACCAGTTCACCGCCGACGGGGTGCGCATCCAGATGTGGGTGCCCGGCGTCGTGCCCGACGGCTTCGTCGAACGCGCGGTCGAGGCGGCCTGGCCCGGAGCGCATACCCACACCACGCCCGCCCGCGCACCATTGCCCGTCGTGGCCCGGCCAGGCCGGCGGCTACTCGCCGCCGGCGGCGAACTGCGCCTCGCCCGCCCCGAAGCACTCCCGATCCGGGTCGACCACGACGCCGACCCGATCCGCGCCCTGCTCGGCGCGCCCGGCAGCCTCGCCCGCAACCAACGGGCGGCGGTCCAGATCCTGGCCCGGCCGGTCACCGGCCGCCGCGTCGCCCGGTCCCGCCGGGCCGCCCGCCGGCTGCGCGCCGGCGGCTCCGCGCACCTGATCGGCGGGCTGCTGGACCTGCTCACCCCCCGCACTGGCCGCACCCGGCAGCGCCGCCGGACGGCTACCACCCCGGTGAAGGTCGACCCGCAGACGTCGCTGGCCCTGTCCGCGGAAGACCGCGCCATCGTCACGAAACAGCGCGGGGCCCAGTACGAGGTCCGTGTCCGCTACGCCATCGCCGCGATCCTCGACGATCACACCGACGACACCACCGCCGCCCAGGTCGCTAGCCAGCTGCGCGGACGGGCGCACGCGATCGCGAGCGCCTACGCGGCCTACGGCGACCACAACTACTACCGCCGCGTGCGGCTGCGCCGTCCCCTGCCCGTCCTCGCTACCCGGCAGTTCGGCCGTGGCGACCTGCTCTCGGTCGCCGAGCTCGGCGCGCTGGCGCACCTGCCGGTCGACGAGGCGACCCCGGGCCTGCAACGCGCCGGAGCGAAGGCGGTCGCCCCGCCGCCTGGCGTCGCCGGGCCCGGCCCGAATGTGCGCCCGCTCGGGCGGACCGATGCCGGGCGTGCGCGTCCGGTCGGTCTGCGGGTCCCGGACGCCCGGCATCACCTGCACGTCCTCGGCGCGACCGGCGCCGGCAAGTCCGAACTGCTCGCCCGCATGACGCTCGACGACGTCGCCGCCCGTCGAGGGGTGGTCAACGTCGACCCGAAGGGCGACCAGATCATCGACATCCTCGCCCGCTACCCGACCGACGCCCTCGACCGCCTCGTCCTGTTCGACGCCGAATCGAACAGCCGGCCACCCTGCCTCAACCCGCTCGACCAGCCCGACCGGGGCCGGGCCGTCGACAACCTCGTCTCGATCTTCTCCCGGGTCTACGCCGACAGTTGGGGGCCGCGCACCGAGGACATCTTCCGCGCCGGCCTGCTCACCCTCGCCGCACAACCCGGCGTCCCGGTGCTCACGGATCTACCGAAACTCCTCACCGACACCGCCTACCGGCACCGGGCATTGGGCGAGATCAACGACGACATCCTCGCCGGCTTCTGGACCTGGTACGAATCCATCTCCGACGCCGCACGCGGCCACGCCGTCGCCCCACTGATGAACAAACTGCGCGGCTTTCTGCTGCGGCCGTTCGTGCGGGCCGCGATCGCCGCCGGACCCTCGACCGTCGACATGGACACCGTGCTGAACGACGGCGGGGTGTGCCTGGTCCGCATCGCCCAGGACGCCCTCGGCGTCGAAACCGCTGCCCTGATGGGCTCGATCGTCGTCTCCGCCGTCTGGCAGGCCACCACCCGCCGCGCCCGCCTCCCCCAAGGGAAAAGGCCCGACGCCAGCCTGTACTTGGACGAGGCGCACCATTTCCTCACGCTTCCGTACGCGTTGGAGGACATGCTCGCCGCCGCCCGCGGCTACCGGCTGTCCCTCACGTTGGCGCACCAGAACCTCACCCAGCTGCCTCGGCACCTGGAAGAAAGCATCGGCGCCAACGCCCGCTCCAAGATCTATTTTACGGTCAGCCCGGCGGACGCGAAGCGGCTCGCCCGGCACACCGAGCCCCGGCTCGCCGAACACGACCTCGCCAACCTCGGCGTGTTCCATGCCGCCGCCCGCCTGGTCGTCGGCGGCGAAGAAGCCCCCGCCTTCACGGTCGTGACCGAAAAGCTGCCGCCGCCGGTTCCCGGCCGCGCCGCCCAGATCCGCCGAGACCTGCGCCGCCGCGCCGCCACCCCCGCCGCACCTTCCCCTGCCGGTCCGGGTCCGCGCCCGACCGCCGACCCGCGCCGCGTCGCCTGACGGCGCCCCGCCGCCTCGAAGGAGCGTCCCCGATGGCCAAGCCCTTGCCGCAACGCGCCCTACGCCTCCCGCAGCGTCCCGCCGCCCGCGTCGTCGCCGACGCCAACCATCTCGCGAACCTCACCCCTCACCTCAGCCCCCGCGACCGCTGGATCACCCGGCTCCTTTACGAACACCGGGTCCTGACCACTCATCAGCTCGTCCACGCCGCCTGGACCAACCGTCGCACCGCCAACGAGCGGCTCCTCCAGCTCTACCGCTGGCGTGTCATCGACCGCTTCCAACCCCTGAGCCCCCTCGGCGAGGGCATGCCCCCGGCGCACTATGTCTGCGACGTTGCCGGCGCCGCGATCCTCGCCGCCGAAGACGGCATCGACCTGGCCGCGACCGGTTACCGGCACGACCGGGCACTCGGCGTCGCCTACTGGCCCCAGCTCGCCCACCGCGTCGCGGTCAACGGCTTCTTCACCCACCTCATCGCCCACGCCCGACAGCCCAACCCGCCCGGCACGCTCACCGCCTGGTGGTCCGAGGCTCGCACCCGGGCCGCGTTCGGCGACATCGTCCGTCCCGACGCCTACGGACGGTGGACCAGCCGCGGCAGCGACCTGGAATGGTTCCTCGAACTCGACTGGGCCACCGAGCCGTACGCCCGCCTCGCCGCGAAGATCGACAAATATGGGCGGCTCGCCTCCGCGACCGGCATCACCACCCCGGTCCTGTTCTGGTTCCCCACCATCGGCCGGGAGACCCGCGCCCGCCGCGCGCTGGCCGACGCCGTTGCCGGGCTCGACCAGCCGCACACCGTCCCGGTCGCGACCACCGCGGCCACCCTCGCCCCGCCCGACGACCAGCTCGACCCGGCCCTCGCCCGCTGGCTGCCGCTCGGCGCCAGCCGCCCCGGCCGGCTCACCCTCGATCAGCTGCCCCGGGCCTGGCCCCGTCTGCCGGCACCCGCGCCGGTGTCGGACCGGCCGGATGCCATCTCCGCCGGGTCGGGCCTGCGCCCGCCTGCTCCGATGCCGCCCGCCAAGTACCGGGGGTGAGCGGCCACGACCAAGTACCTCGCCGGCGCGGTCGCCGCCGTCGTCCTGCTCATCGTCATGATGGGGGCCGCCGCCGCTGGGGTGGCCGAACGCGTCCTGTGCCTGCCCGTCGTCGGCTGGTTCCTCGGCTGCTCCAGCGGCGGCAGCCCCAGCCAGACCGCGCTCGACGACATCCCGCCCGACTACCTGAACCTCTACATGCAGGCCGCCGCGAGCTGCCCCGGCCTGTCCTGGACGACCCTGGCGGCCATCGGGAAAGAAGAATCTGATCATGGTCGCAGTCGGCTGCCGGGCGTGGTCAGCGGCGTCAACGAAGCCGGCGCCGGCGGGCCGATGCAGTTCCTCGCCACCACGTTCGCCGACGTCGTCGCCCACCACCAGCTACCGGCCGGCGGCGCGAACCCGCCGTCTCTCTACAACCCCCAGGACGCCGTCTACGCCGCCGCGGCCTACCTCTGCGACAACCACGTCGCCACCGACCTGACCGGCGCGATCTTCGCCTACAACCACTCGGACGCCTACGTCGCGCAGGTCGTCACCCAGGCCACCCAGTACAGCTCGACCAGCGGCTTCGGAGCCGACACCGCGCCGTCCGACGCCGGCTACGCCGCCGTCCTCTACGCCCAGGGCCAGATCGGCATCCCCTACCTCTGGGGTGGAGACGGCCCGGCCGAGGGCGGCTTCGACTGCTCCGGCCTGACCCGCGCCGCCTACCTGGCCGCCGGGATCGACCTGCCCCGCACCGCTCAGACCCAGTATGAGGCCGGCCCCGTGGTCCCGCCGGGAGAACCGCTCCAGATCGGCGACCTCGTCTACTACGGCACCGCCACCAACATCCACCACGTCGCGATCTACATCGGAAACGGCCAGATGATCACCGCTCCAGGGCGGGGCAAAGTAGTGAAAATAGCCCCATACAGGTGGCAGGGGGACGACTATTTCGGGGCAACCAGGCCGGGCACGTAGGGTGCGATTTATTCGCACGGGGTGCAACGTCGGGCTGGAGCATTCCAGCGCGCTCGCCCAGCGCTGTCCGGGCGAGCACGATAGCCTATTTCTCGGATTCATTTTCCTCGCGGGCTCGTCACCGAGCTGCTGCCCAACCCGGAGCCCGCTCGCGGCGTCAGCAGGGCGATCCGGCCGTCCGGGTCGTGGCGCTGCCGTATCCCTGGGCATCGCCTGGCCGTGCCGCACGCGACCGGGCACGTCGGTCCCGTGACGTCACCGGGACAGGAGGATGCAAGGAGTGCGAAATGGGCAAGTCGACGCCGATGGACCGCGAGGCAGCTGACCGGATCAGCGAGGCAGCGTTGCAGGACCCGTGCTCCGACACCGCGCAGAGTGGCTTCGACGTGCGGGCGCAGGAGGCGGCCGACCGCAACGAACAGGACGACGAGTAGGCCCGAAAGGGCTGCGCGTGGCGGCCGAACTGCTCAGCGATGAGCAGCCGCCAGCGGTTGCCCTGATGGCCGTGGCTCACCGACGGGCATTCCGCCGGTGGGCCACGGCAACGGGATCACGGGTAGTAGACGGGTGAGCCTGCGGCCGGGCCCGACCCTTGCCCAAGGATCTCCGTCGGGGGAAGCGCCATGGAGGTTGTCCGTGTCTGCGCGCCCCTCCCGCCGTGCATGGCGGGGGCACGGCAGCGGACGCGCTGCCGGCTGGATCACGGTGCCCAGGTTCAGACGGTGTCGGAGAGGTCCGGGGTGGCGCTCGTCGGGTCGAGCACCTTCCACTGCTGGAGCCTGTCGAGCAGCTGGCTGCGGTCGAGGGTGTAGAGGGTCGCGAGGGTGCGCAGGTCCCCTTCGCGGATCGAGAGGACCCGGCCGGCGTAGTCGCCGCGTTCTCGCTGGATCTCGGCGACCCAGCGGCGCAGCGGGCTGGCGTCGTCGTCGGGCACGCCGGCCAGGGCGGGCAGGTTGAGCACGACGCGCGCCGCCCGCGGCGGGAGGGGGTCAGGCCGTCCGCCGGGCAGCAGCTCGTGGGCGGGGACGCCGTAGAAGTCGGCGAGCGCCGCGAGCCCCTCCACGCTGATCATCCGGTCGCCGCGCTCGTAGGAGCCGACCGCCGCGGTCTTCCATCGGCCACGGGACAGGGTCTCCACCTGCTGGAGAGAACGGCCCTGCTGGGTGCGGATGGTGCGCAGTCGGGCGCCTACCTCGCGGGCGTAGGCGCGGTTCTCACTCGTCGTGGGCATGGTTTCCCTCCTGCGGATGGGTGGGGATGGAGCGACGGCGCCGGAAGGGCCGGGGGGACCCCGAGTCCGTGTGCCAAGGCCGGATTGCGGCGCTCGGGCTGCGGCCAAGAACCGGCGGCAGGTTCGAGGCAGGCTGCGTGCGTCCGAGCACCGCACGTGCCTGTGATCAGTCCGCCGGTCGGGCCGTGCGGCGCCGACCGCGCGGGGGACGGCTGCCGGCTACGCGCGAGGCCAGACGGGTGCGGCGGCGCGGAGTCCCGGCGTCCCAGCGGACGGTCCTCGCGGAGGGCGCAAGTGATGGTTCGAGGTAGCCGCGCGAGCGGACCGGCGCGGAATGCAGTCCTACGGCCAGCTGGCCACGTCGCGGGTGGTATGGGTGCCCACCGTGTCCAGGCTGCCCACGATGCTCGCGCACGTGGACGCGCTCTCGTCGAAGGGGAGATCGTCGTAGGGGTATCGGGGTGCGGCGGTCGGGTCAATGCCATGGTCGGCGGCGCGGGTGGCGCGGGCGACGGTGAAAACGCTGCCGTCGGGATAGTGGTGCTGGTAGGCGTCACAGTCGATCGGCCGGATGGCGGTGGCGCGCAGTCCGGTGAACGTCGCGTGGTAGCCACACAGCCAGCGGGTAGCGGCGTGACGGCTGCCAGCGCGGCGTAGAACACGGACGCCGTCGAGGACAAGCCATCCTGCGTGGGGCCAGCCATGCACGACGCGGTGTTCGATAATCCAGCGGCGCGCCTGATGGCGGGTACGGAACCGCCGGGGGACGTGGTTCTCGGTGTCGTCGAGGTCAGCGAGGAAGCCGTCGTCCCGGGTGCGGATCGTGCCGGCGGGCCGCCAGCGACCTGTCGGGGTGGCGAGGAGAACCCGCCACACCTCGCGGTCGGCCGAGCCCCGACGCCGGCTGTCTCGGCGCAGGCGCGCGGTCGCAAGCGCGACGGCGTGGGCATGGCACCAGGCGTCGAAGTGGGCCTGTGGGACAGTGCCCGCGGCGCCGATCGTGCGCCCGGCGGGGTCGGTGGCGGTGACCAGGCCGGGACCTGTCGATACGGCGGTCAGGCCGTAGCCCGGCGGGGCCCGGTCGAGCGGGTGCAGGGCCGCCACGCTTGCACAGCGCTCACACACGGCTGCGGCGGGGCCAGTCCGGTCCGGGGACAGCGTCCGCTCGCCGAACCTGCGAACGCAGAGGGTTACCTCCGCATCGGGGAGCGTGCAATGGACGAGCCGGGTACGCGAAGAGACTCGAAGCGTCGTGTACCCATCTGGTAGCGGAAAGTCGTCAGATGCTGGCATGGAGATCTCCGAGAGTTAGCGCAGGTGGCGGACGCCGGCCCCCGCGATGCGTCGCCGTGCGAGCGCGACCCGGTGCCCGGCGCACAACGAGGACCGGGAGGCGGTGTCGCCGACATCGGCGCCCACCCTGCGGGCGGTCGGCGGCATGCGGACCGGGAAGATGGGCAGCGGCTCAGAGACAGCGGCAGAGGACGCCCGCTCGCACACGCTGGGACGTGGGCTCCCAGCGCGCCTGGCTGGCGGGCGGGGCACAGCCGCTCGCCGGCTCGCGTCGTCCGGGAGCGCGCTGGCCGCTCAGCGAACGCGCGGAGGGCGAGCCGGCCGAGGCCGGCGGCCCGGGAACGCCCGGTGGGCGGCCCCGGGACAAGGCCAGGCGGGCGCTGGCCTACTCAGCTGGCCTACTCGTCGTCGGTGAGAAGGCGGAGCAGACGGACGCCGGGGAAGCCGTCGGTGGACAGGGCCCGCAGGTGAAACGTGGTGGGCTCGTCGAAGACGGGCTGGCCGCCTGGCCGGCGGGTGTAGGGGGCCCAGCCGTAGTCGACGCCGTCGTCGGCGTCGTAGGCCGTCCAGACCACGCTCTCCTGCTCGCCGTCACGCAGGGGCCGGACGGAGAACGCGTGGGCTTCGAGGCTGCCAGGGACCGTCTCGATGATCTGCGGGACGGCGAAGGTGAACCGGCGGGCGTGCAGGGTGCGGGCGAGCTCGGCCGCACGGGTCTCGAAGCCGGTCCGAGCGGTCTCACTCTGGACGTAGTCATAGTCGGACAGGATCTGGCGGCGGTCCCCGTCGAGGATGACGATCGCCGGATAGTCGGTCATCCGGATGGACTGCTGGACGCGGTCCACGACGTCGGTCACCAGGCTCCAGGTGGCGTCGTTCATCGCGGCCTCCAGCAGGGTCCGGGGAATTTCCGTTCCAGATTCCTTGGCGGTGGAACGGCGGTTGAGGTGTAGCCGGCGCGCGGGCTTGTCCACCGTATGCGGCCATGCACGTCCCGTGCCGCCGGCCGCTGGCTATGGTCCTGGGTTTGTGGTGCAGGTCCTGGCGGACGCGGACAATCTCGCGGCCCGGTGGATGACGGTGACGATGCGGATCGTCGGCGGCTACGGGTGCGCGGTGACGGCCGCGGGCGCGGCCGGGAGGTTGGCGGCGGTGCGCTGGCCGGCGCAGTGCCGGCTGGTGGCTGCCGAGGGCTGGCAGCGCGCGGACCTCGCGCTCGCGGGTGCCTACCGCAGCGACGAGGCGCCGTTGCTGCTGGTAACAGGCGACGGCGACTTCGCGTACCTCGCGAGCCGGCATCCCGGCCCGGTCGCGGTCGCCGGGGTGCTCGTCGCCCGCGCGCTACGGGACACCGCGACCGTGATCGACCTGGCCCGGGACGGCGCCGCCCCGCTGGTGCGCTGGTTGAACCACGTCAGCCCGCGCTGAACCGGCCACGTGCCTGGCGGGGCAGGTCAGGGGCGGGCGCGTCGCCGTTGCAGGTTCTCGTCGAGCAGTTCCCGCAGCAGGACCAGGCCGGGCCCGCCCCCGGGGTTCAGCGGGATCGAGAAGATGTAGTCCGAGCCGTCGAACGCGTCGAACACGGGTGTGCCGTCGCGCTTGCGCCGGAAGGGCACCATTCCAGACTCGTGGCCCTCCTCCTCGTCCCAGAGCACCCAGAGGATGACGTGCATCTCGCCGTCGTCCTCCAGCACCGGCCCGCCGGTGTAGGGGGACCGCAGCCGGACCTCATCGTCGCCGTCGATCACGACGGGCCTGCTGATCTGCGGGACCGCCAGGATGAGCCGTTCGAGGTCGATGCGGTTCGCCTCGGCGGCGACCTGCCGCTCGAACGCTTCCGCGCGAGCGGGGTCACGCAGGTAGGCCGAGTTACTCAGCGTGCGCGAGGGCTCTCCTTCCAGGACCGCGATCGCGGGCTGGTCTCCTTTCGCCAGGGCGTCCTGGACCTGCTTGACGGTCATATCGACAAGAACATGGGACTCGAAGTTCATCAGCGGTGTCCTCTATGGGGCGCGGGGTCGCAGCGGCGGGCCGGTCCGGGACGGCCGCGCAGGACGTACGGGACGGCCGTCCCCACCTAGTCTGATCGCGCCACGACGTGGGCACCACGCAGCATGCAGCGCGTGCCCTCTGCGACCCCGCCACCCTGCTGCCGCGGGGTTGCGGTGACCGTCCCTGCCGGCCAACTCGACGACGAGGTGCCCCTCGGTCGGGTCTCGGCTCGGCGCCGGAACGCCTCACTGGGGAGAGGTAGGGGCTACCGCTGGCGAGGCAGTCGCGCGCGTCGTGCACGGCGGAAGCCTCTGCTGTGCCGCAGGAACGGCGGTCGGCGTCGCCGGTTGACGGAGGGCGTAGCGTCGTTCAGGACGAGGTCCGCAGGGTTGATACGTCCGACGATCTCCCGGCTGGGCCAGTGGATCAACAAGCCGCAGTCCACACAGCAATAGCGCCCACGCCACCGGGCCGCGCCCGGGGCGACTTCCCGGCGCCGACGGACCGGGACGAACCCGCTGGACGCCGGGGTGTTCCCGCATCGGCACAGCCAATCGTCATCCCCGCCGTCGCACGCGATGTATTCACGCATGCCAGTCCTCTTTTCTCGCGAAGGTGGGTTGGGAAAGGAGCAGGTTCGGACCGGCAGGCGAAGAAACGGTTCTCCTACCGGCGAGAAGTACCGGCGGCTGAGGCGATGCCCGCAGCCAGCCCGGCGGGCCTGCGACGGAGTCCGGGCACCGGGCGCGGTTCAGCGGTCCCAGGGGTCGCGGCGCAGGTGGTCGCGGCGGGTGGCCCTGGCCTGGATGACGACGTCGGTCCAGGTGGCTCCGGCGGCCTCGGCCTGCTCGGCGGTGGTGAGGACCGCGCTGGCGCGTGGGGACAGCGTCCAGCCGAGGTGGCCGAACAGGGCGAGAGCGCTGCTGTCCCCGAGGGCGGAGGCGTGGACGGCGTCGAGGCGCAGGCAGGCGGCCAGGTGGCCGAGCAGCCCGGTCGGGTAGCCGCG
Coding sequences within:
- a CDS encoding NlpC/P60 family protein, producing MMGAAAAGVAERVLCLPVVGWFLGCSSGGSPSQTALDDIPPDYLNLYMQAAASCPGLSWTTLAAIGKEESDHGRSRLPGVVSGVNEAGAGGPMQFLATTFADVVAHHQLPAGGANPPSLYNPQDAVYAAAAYLCDNHVATDLTGAIFAYNHSDAYVAQVVTQATQYSSTSGFGADTAPSDAGYAAVLYAQGQIGIPYLWGGDGPAEGGFDCSGLTRAAYLAAGIDLPRTAQTQYEAGPVVPPGEPLQIGDLVYYGTATNIHHVAIYIGNGQMITAPGRGKVVKIAPYRWQGDDYFGATRPGT
- a CDS encoding transcriptional regulator — translated: MPTTSENRAYAREVGARLRTIRTQQGRSLQQVETLSRGRWKTAAVGSYERGDRMISVEGLAALADFYGVPAHELLPGGRPDPLPPRAARVVLNLPALAGVPDDDASPLRRWVAEIQRERGDYAGRVLSIREGDLRTLATLYTLDRSQLLDRLQQWKVLDPTSATPDLSDTV